The DNA region GTTCCGGCTGTCGAGCGCCTTTACCTCGCCCTCCGAGAGATTGTCGGCTTCGTCGCGGCTGCCAATCGCATGAAGCGCATCCCAGCTGCCCAGATCCGACCATCCCATCGCCGTCGGCACGACGGCGACACGCGCGGCTTTTTCCAGGACGGCGTAGTCAATCGAGTCCGCGGGAATGGCGGCAAAGGCGTCAGCGTCGGGATCGATGCGCCGGCCTTCCCGCGTTGCCGACGCCAGCGCGGCCTCGACAGCAGTCAGCATTGCCGGGGCATGCAGGCGCATGGCCTCGAGAAAGGCATCGGCGCGCAGGAGGAATATGCCGGCGTTCCAGCAGTGACCGCCTTCAGCGATCATCCGGGCAGCGCGGTCGCTATCGGGCTTCTCGACGAAGCGATCGACCTGATGAACGCCTTGGCAGATCGCTTCGCCGCAGCGGATGTAGCCATAGCCCGTCTCGGGATGGTCCGGCGTGATGCCGAAGGTGACGAGCCATCCGGCGGCCGCCTGCGGCGCCGCGCGTTCTATCGCGGCGGCGAAAGCTGGAACATCGGCGATGACATGATCGCTGGGCATAACAAGGAGCAGCGCGTCCGGACTGGGCGCCTCGAGCGCCGCCATCGCGATAGCAGGCGCCGTATTGCGACCGACGGGCTCGAAGATGAGCCGGGCGGGCATGCAGTGGATGGCGCGCAATTGCTCGCCGAGCAGCGCGTCGTGACCGCGATTGGCGATCAGGATCGGTGCCTGGACAAGGCCTGCGGCGCGAGCACGCCGAACTGTCTGCTGGAGCAGGCTCTCCTCGCCGGCGAGCGCAATGAATTGCTTGGGGCTGGCCGCGGTCGAAATCGGCCAGAGGCGCGTACCGGACCCGCCGGACAGGATAACAGGAATAATCGAGCGCATATCCGAGCCACTTTTCCTGGGCAGCACGCACGAGGAGGCTGCGCGCAATCCTGTAAGAAAGCCCGGAAATCCCTCTCGCTATGCTGAATAATGATGAGGTGACAGGGCCGGCCGCGCCGGCCCTGTCGGTGGAGGATCAGTAGTCCATGGCCGGCATGGGCGCGGCCTTCTCATCCTTGGGTAGCTCGGCGACCAGCGCTTCGGTCGTGATGAGCAGGGATGCGACCGAGGCCGCATCCTGCAGCGCGGTGCGCACGACCTTGGCGGGATCGATGACACCCGACTTCACCAGGTCCTCATACTGGCCGCTCGCGGCGTTGAAGCCCCAGTTATAGTCGTCGCTTTCGAGCAGCTTGCCTACGATGAACGCGCCGTCCTCACCGGCATTGTCGCAGATCTGGCGCACCGGCGCGCGCAGGGCGCGGCGAATGATGTCGATACCGGACTGCTGGTCGTCATTGGCTGCCTTGAGGCCGTCGAGCGCCTTCAACGCGCGGAGCAGCGCGATGCCGCCGCCCGGCAGAATGCCTTCCTCGACAGCGGCGCGGGTCGCGTGCAGCGCGTCGTCAACCCGGTCCTTCTTCTCCTTGACCTCGACCTCGGTCGCGCCGCCCACGCGGATCACGGCAACGCCGCCGGCAAGCTTGGCCACGCGCTCCTGGAGCTTCTCGCGGTCATAGTCGCTGGTGGTCGTCTCGATCTGCGCCCGGATCTGCGCCACACGGGCGTCGATCTCCTCGCGCGCGCCGGCGCCATCGACGACCGTGGTGTTGTCCTTGTCGATGATGACCTTCTTGGCGCGGCCGAGCATGCCGAGCGTGACGTTCTCGAGCTTGGTGCCGAGTTCCTCGCTGACCACGCTGCCGGCGGTGAGAACCGCGATGTCCTCAAGCATGGCCTTGCGACGATCGCCAAAGCCCGGCGCCTTGACGGCCGCGACCTTGAGGCCGCCGCGCAGCTTATTGACGACGAGCGTGGCGAGCGCTTCGCCTTCCACGTCCTCGGCGATGATGAGCAGCGGCCGGCCCGACTGCACCACCTGCTCGAGCAGCGGAATGAGCGCCTGGAGGTTCGAAAGCTTCTTCTCGTGGATGAGGATGTAGGGATCCTCGAGCTCGACCTTCAGTTTCTCGGCGTTGGTCACGAAGTAAGGCGAGAGATAGCCGCGATCGAACTGCATGCCCTCGACGGTCTCGAGTTCGGTCGCGAGGCTCTTGGCCTCTTCGACGGTGATGACACCCTCATTGCCGACCTTTTCCATCGCTTCTGCGAGGATAGTGCCCACTTCGGCATCGCCATTGGCCGAGATGGTCGCGACCTGGGCGATCTCGCTGTTGGCCGAGACCTTCTTCGCGTGCGCCTTGAGGTCCTCGACGACCGTCGTCACGGCGAGGTCGATGCCGCGCTTCAGGTCCATGGGATTCATCCCTGCCGCGACCGCCTTCGAGCCTTCGCGCACGATGGACTGGGCCAGCACGGTGGCGGTGGTCGTGCCGTCACCGGCCTTGTCGTTCTGCTTGTTGGCGACCTCACGCAGCATCTGTGCGCCCATATTCTCGAACTTGTCCTTCAGTTCGATTTCCTTGGCGACGGTGACGCCGTCCTTGGTGATGCGCGGCGCGCCGAAGCTCTTCTCGATGACCACATTGCGGCCCTTGGGACCGAGCGTCACCTTGACGGCGTTGGCCAGCGTATCGACGCCGCGCAGCATGCGATCGCGCGCGTCCGAGGCGAACTTCACTTCCTTGGCAGCCATCTGCCTAACTCCTTTCCTTTGTCCTTCCTGATTTCGAGGGACGGGGCGGCCCGTCAGGCCGCCTGCTTGAGCTCGGCGACGGGCTCGATGATGCCGAGGATGTCGCTCTCCTTCATGATGAGCAGATCCTCGCCATCGATGCGAACCTCGCTGCCCGACCACTTGCCGAACAGCACCCGGTCGCCGGTCTTCACCGTGGTGTCGGTGAGCTTTCCGTTTTCGTCGCGAGTGCCTGGACCGACCGCGAGGACTTCACCCTCCTGCGGTTTTTCCTTGGCGGTGTCGGGGATGATGATGCCGCCCGAGGTCTTCTCCTCGGCTTCGATGCGGCGAACAAGCACACGGTCGTGCAAAGGGCGGAAATGCATGGGCAAAGCCTCCGGTTGCAAAACAAGAATGATGATCCCCGCCGTTCATCGGAACGACAGGTTCCCGGGAACTAAGAAGCTCAATTTGCCCCTTCAAGACCCTCATGAAAATTTTTTGGCACTCAATGGAACGGAGTGCCAATCGCGTCGATCTCAATGGCTTAGAGATGAAAAAACGTCTTGACGCGACTCCGCATCGTACCAAAATCTGGAGGGTGCGGATGAGGATGTCCGCCACGAAAGACAGGAAAGGAGGCTGACTATGTCGCAACCATTTTCCCGTTTTCTTCATCCCTTCGACGTCGCGCACCATCCTGATCTGGAGCCCGAGGTCAAACGCGCCATCCTGGCGTCGTGGGCATCGGACAGATCGGCCGTGCGCGACAAGCCAGCGCTGCGAAAGCCGCGCGGTGCCAAACGCGCCGTGCCGATCGACGAAGTGCTCGCGGCCATGCGCACGCTGGACGAGGGGGATTCAGGTCAAACCAGCTTGCAATGAGCGACCGCGGTTTTCTGGCGCAGCTGCAGGGCTACGGCATGACAACGGCGGAAATTCACTATTACCGCCCTGACGCGCCGTCACTCCTGCAGCTCTTTGTCTGGCAGGAATATGATCTCGCGTCCGACTTTCCAGTGTTGTTCGACTTCCTGGACCATTGGCGGCGCGAGATCACCGCCGCCCTGCATTCCGTGCGGATCGCCCATGAGCAGCTGATCCGACCCACCGAATGGAGCGCGGTCGACGGGATACTCTCGATACGATGAAACAGGCGCTGATCCATAGGCTCAAGGGCCGGGGCAAGGGTGTCCGCCTCACCTTGCCCTTCGACGATATCATGGAGTTCGCGATTGCGTTGCTGACGGTTGGTCCCGAGGACCTGGAGGCGCTGGGCTGGACCTTCGCTGATCGCAAGCGCTTCCTGGATCATTTTCTTGCGTCCGGTCGGGCCGCGCAGGGCGTCGCTCCTGAGCATCTCGGGCAAAAATCCATCGAAATCGTGGTGCCGCGCAAGGATCTCGATCGCCTGCATCGATTTGCGGTACGCGAACTGCCCAAGGCGGCCAGCAATGCCGCCATGCTCGACCGGGTGATCCGCGCGCTCGATCAGGCCGCGCAGCGCCAGGATGCCGGCAAAAGGCGAACGCCCGGGAAATCCTGACGACGTCGCCACTTCATTCACCATCCAATGAAAGGAGACATTCCATGCGTTATCAGCTGTTTCGCGACGACGACCATAGCCAGCGGGTCGCTGAGAGCGATGAATTCCAAAGCGAGTTCAAAGCGACCGAATGGGCGCGCGCGTGGGTGAAAACCAACGGCGATCACGATCGCTACCGCTTCCAGCAGGTGGACGGCGGCCGGCCCATGCTCTTGCTGAAGACCGTTGCCGGACAATGGTATGTGATGCCGCTCGCCGAGCAGGTTGCGGCATAGCCGATCTGGCCGGGTCCGCGCCCTTCCCCTCTCGCACCGGGCCTCGCCGTGGATTAGGCTTTCCAAGCGCCATGGTTCCCGGTGCGCCACAGCCACAGGCTCTTCTCGAGCCACAAGCGGACGACATGATGCCCGAACCCTATCGTTCAACGCCAGTGTTCGATCAGGACACAATCCCCTCCGGACTGCGCGGCAATCATCGAACCAAGGCGGGGGTTTGGGGCGTCATCCGCGTCCTGGAAGGCGCCCTGTGTCTCACCTATGTCGAGCCGCGATCCGAAATCGTTCTCGAACCGCGTGTCGTGGGCGTCGTGAAACCCGAGCAGGAGCATTTTGTCACGCCGCTGGGCAACGTGCGGATGCAGGTCGACTTCTACAATGAACCACCCCATGGGTGAGGCTGTGCCCAACTTCCAGAGTCCTTGGTATGCTTGAGCGCGGCAGGGCCGCTTTCAGGGTCCGATGCCGATCCGCGCCAGGGCCTGCGTCAAATCGCCTTGCCGGAAGGATTTGGTCAGGCGCGCGAGATCGGGGTCGATGCTGTCTGAATCGGCGTAGCCCGAGATGATGAGCACCGGCATCGGCTGACGCGCGCGAAGCGCCCGCGCCAGTTCGGTCCCCGTCATGCCGGGCATCAGATGATCGGTCATCAGAAGATCTGGCGTGAGACCCTCGTCCACCAACCGCAGCGCGGCCGCGCCGCAATTGGCCTCGATCACGCGATAGCCCATTTCGGTGAGCATATCGGCGGTTATCGTGCGGATCAGGTCTTCGTCGTCGACGAGCAAGACCATTCCGATCTCCCGTCGCTCGGGTGCTTGGGTGTTCGATACCGGCGCCGTGCAAGGCTCTTGCGGCGCAAGCGGCAGCCACAAGTCGATGCAGGTGCCCGACCCCGGCTGGCTTTTGATGCCCATGTGTCCGCCGAGCTGGGCCGCCAGGCCATGGACCATCGACAAGCCGAGCCCCGTGCCTTTGCCAACGCCCTTGGTCGAGAAGAAGGGCTCGATTGCGCGCGCGAGGGTCTCCTCATCCATCCCGGTACCGGTGTCGGCGACCGAGAGCCGCACGCGCGGCGCTCCTGCCTCACCCCGCGCGTTCGCCTCGAAGGTCACGCCGAGGGTCAAGGTGCCGCCGCCTGGCATTGCGTCACGCGCGTTGACTGCGAGGTTCAGCAGCGCCATCTCGAGCTGGTTCGCATCCGCCAACGCGCGGGGCGTGGTTTCATCCACGTCGAGGCGGACCTCAATCTGCGGGCCTGCGGTGGTTTCGATGAGGTCGGCCATGCCCTGGACCAAAGCTGCGACGTCGACGGCGACCGGCTTGAGCGGCTGCCTCCGGGCAAAAGCGAGCAGCCTCTGCACCAGCGTTTTTGCCCGTTCCGCGGAGGCGAGCGCTCCGGCAATCGTGGGCTTGGCGCGGTCATCGCCAATCCCCCGCCGCTCAAGCATGTCCAGGCCGCCGATGATGGGCGTCAGCAAATTGTTGAAGTCGTGCGCAACGCCCCCGGTCAGCGTTCCCATCGCTTCGAGCTTCTGGGCATGGCGCAGCTGTTCATGGGCCTGGTTGAGCGCCGCGGTTCGTTCGGCGACGCGGGCCTCCAAGGTCTCGTTAAGATCGCGCAGCCGTGCCTCGCTGATCTTGAGCGCTCGGGTGCTCTCCTCGGCTCGTTCGCGCGCCGCGACCAGATCCCGCTCATAGGATCTGCGATCGGTCGCATCGACGAGCATGACCCGCGTACCGACAGGTCGGCCCTCCACATCCACTCGCCGCCATTCCGTCAGGACCGGCAAGCGCCGGCCTTCAGCGCATCTCAGATCAATGGCGACCTGCCGGACGACGCCCTCCCTGTGAAGAAGCGGCGACACATGGGTCTCGGAAAAAAATCCGACCGGCCGGCGTCAGCACATCCTGGATTTTCCGACCGACCACATCGGCTTTGCCGACTCCCAGCCATGACAATAGCGTCGCGTTGATCCTGACAACGCGCAGCCGGCTGTCGAGCGTCACATAACCGCACGGGGCATGATCGTAGAGATCGTCGAGCGTTTCTTCGGGAGGCTGATCGTCGGGTGGCGGCTCGGACACTAGGGGCGCCTCAGCTATCCAGAAACTGGCGCATCGCCTCGATGGTCTCGGCCGGCGCGCTCATGTGCGGACAATGGCCGGTAGCCGCCATGATATGTAGCTGCGCATTGGGCATTCGCGCCGCCACATACTGCCCGACCTCTTCGGGGGCGACCATATCGCTCATCGTTTGGAGGACGAGGGTCCGGGTTTCGCATTTTGGTAAATCGGAGCGGTGGTCCGAAAGAAACGTCACGCGCGGGAAATGGGCCGCGATGCTGGGATCGGTGCGGCAGAAACTCTCGCCCAGATCAGAACCGAGCTCGGGCCTGTCGGGATTGCCCATGATGGCGCGGGATCCGTCACGCGCCCATTCGAGAAAGTTGCTGTCGATCACCTCAAGCAGTTCATCCAGGTCCTGGCGCGAAAATCCGCCCTTGTAGCCGGGCTCGTCGACATAGCAGGGCGAGGGACACACCATGATGAGGGAGGCGAAGCGATCCGGCTGCTCGATCGCGGCAAGCATACCCATCATCCCCGCGACCGAATGACCCGCAAAGATGACGTCGGAAAGGTCGAGTGCGTCCAGAACCTCCAGAATGTCGCGCTTCTAACCGTGCAGGCTGCTATATTTTTCTGGATCGAAGCCGGAAAGGTCCGACTGGCCCGCGCCGACATGATCGAAGGCGACCGTCCGGTACTCGGTCGAAAAGGCGGGAATGACGTCCTTCCAGGCCTGTTGGTCGCACCCGAAGCCATGGGCAAATACAATTGTGCGACGGCCGCTGCCAGAGACGGTCACATTGTTTCGCTGAAGCACGCTCATTCGTTCCGCACCAACTCCGTCCGTTATTTCCGGTGGCTTATATCTTCGTACATGCGCGGCGCGGGTGCAAGAACTTGCGAGCCTTGGCCGCCGCGACCGGTCTGGTCCGTGGACGAATGGTTGGCCTGCGCGACCCATTCTCCTATAGCGGGCACGCGGATCGCCCGTACATGATCGGGCGTTAACCTCCCCAGGGGTATTTGCATGCAGTCTGCTGGCCACAATGCCCGATCCTGAGACCTTGCGCCGCAGCCGCGCAGCACCTGATGATCTGGATTGTCTGGTGATCGGAGGTGGGCCCGCGGGCCTCACGGCGGCGATCTATCTCGCCCGCTTCCATTTGCGGGTCGTGATCGCCGACGCCGGCGCCAGCCGGGCCGGCCTCATCCCCCTCACCCGTAATCACGCCGGCTTTCCCGAGGGTATTGCCGGGGCGGACCTCCTTGCTCGCATGCGCGAGCAGGCTCTTCGCTATGGCGCGACGCTCGCCCAGACCTCGATCGCGCGGCTGGAGCGGGCCGGAGACGATTTCGTGGCCCATGGCGAAACGAACGCGTTCAGGAGCCGGACCGTGCTGCTGGCCACTGGCGTTTCGAACCATCGGCCCCCAATGGATGAGGCGATGCACGCCCGGGCGCTCGAGCAGGGATTGCTGCGTTACTGTCCGATCTGCGACGGCTTTGAAGTGACCGATCAGCGCGTCTGCGTTCTGGGGACTGGCGAGCGCGGGGTGAAGGAGGCGATCTTCCTGCGCAGCTATTCCCGCGACCTGTCTCTGATCGCTCCGGCCGGCGCGCATGATCTGTCCGACGAGCAGAGAATGGCGCTGCGCGATGCCGGAATCGCCGTCGTGGACGGGCCCTGCGCCAGCTTCGCGATCGGGGAGAACGCCATCGAGGTCGCGACGCCCGCCGGCACGCAGACTTTCGCGAGCCTCTATCCTGCGCTTGGATCGACGATCCATTCTGAGCTGGCGGTCGATCTCGGCGCCAAGGCAACGGACGATGGCTGCCTGGTGGTGGACAGCCACCAGCGCACCAGCGTGCCGGGCCTCTATGCGGCCGGCGACGTCGTCCTGGGGCTCGACCAGATCAGCCATGCAATGGGCGAAGGGGGAGTCGCAGCGACCACCATTCGCAACGACCTTGCGGAGCGCTCGCCGCTTCGCCGATAACCCCTGACCGTTCTTTGAGGGGACGGGCCCCTTTCAGCCGTCCTTGCCGCCCGAAATGACCGTGAACGGTGCCCCCTCGATGCCGCAGTTGCGGATCGCCTCCACGAACCCTTCCGTCATGAATCCCTCATAGCCCGGGACCAGATGGCCGCATTCCTCAACAAGATCGCCAAGGCTATCGGGACTATGGCGGCCCGACAGGAGCGCATCGCGGGCGAAGGCGCCCTGCAGCCGGATGAGATCGCGCCTGAGGTCCTGGACCACCGTGGCCAAAGCGTCGAGATCTTCCTGGGCCATGCACCGCTATAGCGCTTTACCGTAGCATTCGACAGCGTAATAAAATTTCTCTCGTCCGGGCCGCAGCCGCCCGGGGCGGGGAACACCGCGATGAAGAACGAACATGTCGATACCGATCTTGGGCAGTACCATGCTGCCAAGGCTCTGCTCGCGCTCGCTCAGGCTGAAGACCGTGCCGCCGCTGCTGCTGCTTCGCCCGGTGAGCGCGGGCCATGCCGCGGCCTGCTGGATGGCGCTTCAGGAAATGTGGCGCCTCCTCTCCGGCCTGCCTGCCAAAGAGACGCTTCACTGACCAGATATCGAGCGACCCCTCCTGCAGACTTTCCTCGCCTCGCATTGTGGCGAGACGCCGCGGGACGGGCGGCCATCGTCAGGGGAGCAAGCGGACTGAGCTTTCGTGGAAGGAGAGCCAGCGCGCCCGCAGCGTTTCCGCGCTCGAACCGGTCCCCGCCATTCCGGCATAGCCCGCGCCGACGATCGCGGCCAGGAACAGAAATGTCTTCATGCCGGCTTTTCTTCCGCCGAAACCGTGCCGCGCAGCGCTACGATATGATCGCGTAGCGGTTCGTAGAGCGGCCAGTCGAAGGATAATCCCGCCTCGTCGCCGGCGACCCAGCGTACTGTCGCGGGAATACCCTCCAGGCCTTCCAGGCGAAGGGTTACCATTTGTGCGGGAGCGACCCGCTGGCCCCTGGTCACCAGGCAGCAGCCGCCCCGCGACAGGTTGGAGACGTGCCCGGCGATCTTGCTGCGGAATGTTCGGCAGACGGCCGTGGCCGCAATCGCCTCACGCGGAAACTGTCTTTCATCGCTCTTGCCGGCCGCATGGTTCACATGTCGCCCCCCGTACGGCCCTGTCTGCGCCAGCTGTGTAAAGGATCGGTGAAGGGCGCCCTTTCCGCGCAGAATTGGCCTTGCCGGGCGGTCAGGACGCGGCGGCGACTTCGACGGTCTGGCTGTTCAGGACGGCGCGGCCATAAGCGGTGAGGAACGCGACGTCGGCTGCATCCCGGCCCACGCCGATCTTGGCAATTGCGGCTTCCTGCGCCATGCCGGTTGCATCGACCAGATGCCATTCGCCGCCCAGGAACACCTCTGCCACCGCATGAAAATCCTGGGGCTCGACGCCGAGCGCATAGACGCTGGCGATACGCGCCGGGATCCCCGCGGCCCGCACCAGGGTGATCAGAACATGGGCATAGTCGCGGCAGATGCCCTGCCGGCGAATGAAGGTGTCGGCGGCGGTTGTGTCCGACGTACTGGCGCCCGGCACATAGCTGAAGTGGCCATGGACCCAATCGCGCATGGCAATGACTTTCTGGCCGCCCTCCAGACTATCGAATTCAGCGCAGACGAAGGACTGGAACTGGTCGGACGGACAATAGCGCGAGGGCATCAGATATTGTGCGGTTTCGCCCGGCAACTGGTGGGGCGGGATCGCTGGCAGCGCCAGGCAATCGTCGAGGATTCGGTTGATCGAAACCGTCGCATGGTAGTCGACGCGCAGTTCGCTGCCGACGCGCACCCAGATCCGCTCCCCGATCATATCGTGCGCGGCGACACGCGCGAAATGATCCGTCTCCGACAGGTCGATGTGCGCTTCCTCGATCGATTGCTCGGGGATCGCCGCGGCTTCGAGCTGCAGGAGGACGTCTGTCGGCCGGTCGAACCGATAGTCGAGCTGGGCATGAATGGCGATCTCCATCAGGATCCTTCGCGTAGCAAGGCGCAGCCCTGCACGACGCGCGGGATGGCTCTCACGAAACACGCCCTTGCTTCCTACGTTCCTGCCGGCGCACCGCGACCCTCGCGAAAACGTCGCCCCTTCGTTTCCGGTGCGCAGCCCCTATCTCTGGGGCCATGTTGAAAAGCTTGATGGTAGCGGCCCGAGATCGGGACCGCCTTGCCGAGGTCACCGGGGTCCTGGCGCGCTATGGCCTCGACACGGCGATCGACCGGCTCGGCCTGGGCGGAAAGGATGCCCTTTCGGGCGAGGCAGCGGCGCTGCCCGCACGCACACGGCTGGCGCTGGAGGAATTGGGTCCCACCTTCGTCAAGCTCGGGCAAATTCTCGCCACGCGCAGCGATCTTCTTCCTCCCGACTGGATCACCGAATTGGAGCGGCTTCACAGCCAGGCGGCGACCCTCCCGTTCGAAATGGTGCGGCCCACCATCGAGGAGGCTTTGGGAGAACCTGTCGGCAAGGCGTTCGCCGCGTTCGATCCCGAGCCGCTTGCCGCCGCTTCGATGGCGCAGGTCCACCGCGCCCACCTGCACGATGGTCGCGCCATCGTCCTCAAGGTCCGGCGGCCCGGCATCCGTCCCCGCATGGAAGCGGATCTGCGCCTCATCGCCGAGTTCGCGGCGGTACTCGAGCGGGCCAGTGCGGAAATCCGGCGCTTTGCGCCCACCGCGCTCGTCCAACAGCTCGCTTCCGCAATCCTGGAGGAACTCGACTTCACCAACGAGGCCCGCAATGCCGACCGCTTGCGCGCCGATCTCGCCGGCAACGCGCAGGTCGTCATTCCCCGGATCCACTGGGAATGGACCTCGGAAACGCTGCTCGCCATGGACTATATCGAAGGGGTCGCGCCGCGCTCGGCAGAGGCCCTCGTCCAGGCGGACATCGATCCCCACGCGATCGCATCGCTCGGCGCCCAGGTCGTGCTCGACATGGTCCTTCTCACCGGGCGGTTCCATGCCGATCCCCACCCCGGCAATCTCCTGTGCTTGCCCGGAAACCGCCTCGCCTTGCTGGATCTAGGCCTGATTGGCCATGTCAGCCCCCGGCGCCGGGAAGAGCTTTTGCGCTTCGTCCAGGCTATCAATATCGGAGATCCGCAGGCCTTGGCGGAGACGCTCGCCCTATGGTCCGCCGGTGAGAGCCCGCCTCGCGAGCGGCTCCTTCTGGCGGCCGAACAGCTTGTCGCCCGCCATGGCGGCATGCGCCTGGTGCTCGCCACCCTGGTCAACGATTTTTTCGCGCTCATGCGGCAGGAGCGGCTGACCGTCCTGCCCGACCTGCTGCTTATCTTCAAGGCACTGGTGACGCTCGATGGCGTGCTCGCCAACATCGCCCCCGGCTTCGACCTGACCCTTGCCCTGCGGCAGGCTGCCGGGCGCATCGTTGCCTCGCGGCTCGATCCCGCTGCCTGGACCCCGGTACTCCAAGGTCTGCTGCTCGAGATCACAAGGATCGGGCAGGATGGCCCGCGGCTGCTGAGGCTGATCATCGAGCGGCTGGAGCGCGATCAGTTCATCCCTCTGCAGCGTGGGGGCACGGAGATCGCCGCGGCCGGGCGGTGGATCGCGGGCGCCATTGTCGCAGGATCCCTCATCCTCGCGACCGCTCTGGCGCTTTTCTAAGGCGACCCGATGGAGGCTCGCCGCTTCGCGGCTGCCTTTTCAGGCGGCCGAGAGGGGGTCTTCGATCACGCGGAGCAATTCGCGATGGTCGACCGGCTTCGAGACAAAGACAGCATCGTTGGGCAACGCGCCTTGCTCAGGCCGAACGGCGCCTGAGGAAACGATAAGAGCGATGGGAGGATAGGCATCGCGAATATAGCGCGCCAGGCGCAAGCCATCCATCGATCCGGGCATCTGGATATCGGTGACGACGATCCGGATCGAGGGCAGCGCCTGCAGGACCTCAAGAGCCTAGGCGGCGTTGGAAGCCTCCTCAACCGTATAGCTCTCGCCCTCCAGGAGATCGACAAGGATCATCCGGAGCACCGGAATATCTGCGGGTCGAGCGTGACCCGCCAGTCCGCGGCCAACCCGATGAGCGCTCCAAGTCCAATCTGAAACAACGGCCGGGGCAAGGGCAAGGGCAGCATTCGGGACAGTATGCCGCTCAGGATCACCGCGAGCAGCAAAAGCAAGACGATCGAGATGACTTCCAACAGGGTTCCTCTTTCTTAGCGCCAGGCAGGCT from Sphingobium yanoikuyae includes:
- a CDS encoding ABC1 kinase family protein; this encodes MLKSLMVAARDRDRLAEVTGVLARYGLDTAIDRLGLGGKDALSGEAAALPARTRLALEELGPTFVKLGQILATRSDLLPPDWITELERLHSQAATLPFEMVRPTIEEALGEPVGKAFAAFDPEPLAAASMAQVHRAHLHDGRAIVLKVRRPGIRPRMEADLRLIAEFAAVLERASAEIRRFAPTALVQQLASAILEELDFTNEARNADRLRADLAGNAQVVIPRIHWEWTSETLLAMDYIEGVAPRSAEALVQADIDPHAIASLGAQVVLDMVLLTGRFHADPHPGNLLCLPGNRLALLDLGLIGHVSPRRREELLRFVQAINIGDPQALAETLALWSAGESPPRERLLLAAEQLVARHGGMRLVLATLVNDFFALMRQERLTVLPDLLLIFKALVTLDGVLANIAPGFDLTLALRQAAGRIVASRLDPAAWTPVLQGLLLEITRIGQDGPRLLRLIIERLERDQFIPLQRGGTEIAAAGRWIAGAIVAGSLILATALALF